In one window of Fictibacillus phosphorivorans DNA:
- a CDS encoding type 1 glutamine amidotransferase domain-containing protein, protein MAKIATVLANMFEDVEYTDPAKAFREAGHEVTVIGSEKGATLEGKQKEAQVTTNAAISEVSPEEYDALFIPGGFSPDILRGDDQFVQFTKHFADEGKPVFAICHGPQLLISAEVLNGRHITGYKSIHVDLKNAGAKVKDEEVVVCGGNLVTSRQPEDIPAFIRESLKTLQQ, encoded by the coding sequence ATGGCTAAAATTGCAACAGTACTCGCAAACATGTTTGAAGATGTAGAATATACGGATCCAGCAAAAGCGTTTCGTGAAGCTGGCCATGAGGTAACCGTGATCGGATCAGAAAAAGGGGCAACACTTGAAGGAAAGCAAAAGGAAGCACAAGTAACTACGAATGCTGCAATCTCGGAAGTGTCACCTGAAGAGTATGACGCGCTTTTTATTCCTGGTGGATTCTCGCCTGATATTTTAAGAGGTGATGATCAGTTCGTACAGTTCACGAAGCATTTTGCTGATGAAGGGAAGCCCGTATTTGCAATCTGTCATGGACCGCAACTCTTAATTTCCGCTGAGGTATTAAATGGTAGACACATTACAGGGTATAAATCCATTCATGTGGATTTAAAGAATGCTGGAGCTAAAGTTAAGGATGAAGAAGTAGTGGTGTGCGGGGGTAATCTTGTAACAAGTCGCCAACCAGAAGACATTCCAGCTTTTATTCGCGAATCCTTAAAAACGCTACAACAATAA
- a CDS encoding amidase, with protein MIGFNYEDYDGLGLAELVRKKEVQPIELVEESIKRIDTLNPKINAVINMMYEKARVMTTDEQNGLFAGVPTLLKNISQEMEGEPITAGSKAFLSYRAKTDSEYVRRLRKAGVLILGQTNVPEFALVAYTEPVQYGPTRNPWNLNHTPGGSSGGSAAAVASGMVPFAGANDGGGSIRIPASYCGLFGLKPTRGRTPVGPNLGRSWQGASTEHVITRTVRDSAALLDQLQGHEKAGAFHTPSFEGSFLNAASTPLTRKLRIAYSISSPIGTEVHPECRDAVIKSAKLLETMGHHVEEVDAPVDGYKLVKSYLMMYFGETAATITSLESILGRKATYKDVEPSTWLLGLIGKATSAEEFVLSIREWDKAALQMETFHETYDIYITPTTAFPPAKIGELQPTTSEQFLIRTIGQIGLSRLLKKAGIVDQIARKNLARTPFTQLANLTGQPAMSVPLHLTGEGLPIGVQFMAARGQESLLLKMAGELEQSDHWIDVRQNPLF; from the coding sequence ATGATAGGATTCAATTACGAAGATTATGATGGGTTAGGACTTGCTGAGTTGGTTAGAAAAAAAGAAGTTCAGCCCATTGAATTAGTTGAAGAGTCTATTAAAAGAATTGATACATTAAATCCGAAAATTAACGCGGTTATTAACATGATGTATGAAAAGGCTCGAGTAATGACCACAGATGAACAAAATGGCTTGTTTGCAGGTGTACCAACTCTATTGAAGAATATTTCTCAAGAGATGGAAGGAGAACCGATTACGGCAGGCTCGAAAGCTTTCCTTTCTTACCGGGCAAAAACGGATTCTGAATATGTAAGAAGATTACGAAAAGCAGGCGTTTTAATTCTCGGACAAACAAACGTGCCGGAATTTGCTTTAGTAGCTTATACAGAACCTGTTCAATATGGACCTACTCGAAATCCGTGGAATCTGAACCATACACCAGGGGGATCAAGTGGAGGTTCAGCTGCAGCAGTCGCTTCTGGTATGGTTCCATTTGCGGGTGCGAACGATGGTGGAGGTTCTATTCGGATTCCAGCATCTTATTGTGGCTTGTTCGGATTAAAACCAACAAGAGGTAGGACCCCAGTCGGACCAAATCTTGGCCGCTCATGGCAAGGTGCATCAACTGAACACGTCATAACCCGAACTGTTAGAGATAGTGCAGCCTTGCTTGATCAATTGCAAGGCCATGAAAAAGCAGGTGCCTTCCATACGCCTAGTTTTGAAGGCAGTTTTCTTAATGCGGCTAGCACTCCTTTGACTCGAAAGTTAAGAATTGCTTATTCTATCTCTTCTCCCATTGGAACTGAAGTTCATCCTGAATGTCGAGATGCCGTTATCAAATCTGCAAAATTATTAGAGACTATGGGACATCACGTGGAAGAAGTAGATGCTCCTGTTGATGGATATAAGTTAGTGAAAAGTTATCTTATGATGTACTTTGGAGAAACTGCTGCCACTATAACGTCACTGGAAAGTATTCTAGGTCGGAAAGCGACATACAAGGATGTAGAACCTTCTACTTGGCTGCTAGGTTTGATCGGAAAAGCAACTTCAGCAGAAGAATTTGTACTCAGTATAAGAGAATGGGATAAAGCCGCTCTCCAGATGGAGACCTTTCATGAGACTTATGATATTTACATAACACCCACGACGGCTTTTCCCCCGGCAAAGATTGGAGAGCTTCAGCCAACCACTTCAGAACAATTTCTTATTCGTACTATCGGTCAGATAGGGCTTAGTAGATTATTAAAGAAGGCTGGAATCGTCGATCAGATCGCTAGAAAAAATTTGGCTCGAACTCCTTTTACCCAATTAGCGAATCTAACTGGTCAGCCGGCTATGAGTGTTCCACTTCATCTTACAGGAGAGGGACTTCCGATCGGAGTACAGTTCATGGCGGCTCGAGGTCAGGAGAGTTTGTTGCTGAAAATGGCTGGAGAACTTGAACAATCGGACCATTGGATAGATGTAAGACAAAATCCATTATTTTAA
- a CDS encoding EcsC family protein has product MESKEFLLKELQQIEKWEKDQKGLWFWERITRLPFKVLDKVTPKFIQNKIGTLLDEIGGYIQNGGQYLTKEKSVFQFYEKQTGRIIHELADFKTIPVEEMKNVSLELANKRKSAATLQGASTGIGGIFTLAIDIPAILAISLKTLQEIAIIHGYDPNDKEERVYILKCLQFSTSDYVGKEAILNDLAAISEDEMKSREVISQIQGWREVTLTFTESFGWKKLFQMVPIAGIIFGAFANRSMINDLAETGTMLYQKRRIVERLKSDTTPKSIIESK; this is encoded by the coding sequence ATGGAATCAAAAGAATTTTTATTGAAAGAACTACAACAGATCGAAAAATGGGAAAAAGATCAAAAAGGCTTGTGGTTCTGGGAGCGCATTACTCGGCTTCCGTTCAAGGTGCTAGATAAAGTGACACCAAAGTTTATTCAAAATAAGATTGGTACACTTCTCGATGAAATTGGTGGGTACATACAAAACGGCGGTCAATATCTAACCAAAGAGAAATCTGTTTTTCAGTTCTACGAAAAACAAACGGGTAGGATAATTCATGAGTTAGCAGATTTTAAAACAATACCCGTTGAAGAAATGAAGAACGTTTCTTTAGAATTAGCAAACAAACGAAAAAGTGCTGCTACCCTACAAGGGGCTAGCACTGGAATTGGTGGCATCTTTACCCTAGCGATTGATATTCCTGCTATATTAGCAATCTCTTTAAAGACCTTACAAGAGATCGCAATCATACATGGGTATGATCCAAACGATAAAGAAGAACGAGTCTATATCCTAAAATGCCTTCAGTTCTCTACGTCTGATTATGTAGGTAAAGAAGCGATTCTTAATGACCTTGCCGCAATTAGTGAGGACGAAATGAAATCAAGAGAAGTTATTTCTCAAATTCAAGGTTGGCGCGAAGTCACTTTAACATTTACAGAATCATTTGGCTGGAAAAAGCTATTTCAGATGGTACCTATTGCAGGAATTATCTTTGGCGCATTTGCGAATCGATCCATGATCAATGACCTTGCAGAAACAGGAACCATGCTTTACCAAAAAAGAAGAATAGTAGAACGGTTAAAGAGTGATACTACGCCCAAATCTATTATTGAATCGAAGTAG
- a CDS encoding cysteine dioxygenase — protein MKTILKSLNNLDSINSNPSKQDLKTALLSLDIDLKDIETELKSSKNKPYYRKLLYQNEDVELLVMNWSQLECAPHDHGSSQGWIKVLSGCSENTVYEIKENGLPSELFTKTHDKDQIFYAPKKGIHKMKAQKKSDLVTLHLYSPPISGMKVYDLEKCSVCVVSDDCGAWWPDEQRQKLREIQLNA, from the coding sequence TTGAAGACGATACTTAAATCATTGAATAATCTAGATTCAATCAATAGCAATCCTTCAAAACAAGATCTCAAGACAGCCCTTTTGTCATTAGATATTGATCTTAAAGATATCGAAACAGAACTGAAGTCCTCAAAGAATAAACCTTATTATAGAAAGCTTTTATATCAAAACGAAGATGTAGAACTTTTGGTAATGAATTGGTCTCAGTTAGAGTGTGCTCCACATGATCACGGATCTTCTCAAGGCTGGATTAAAGTGCTTAGTGGTTGCTCCGAAAATACTGTGTATGAGATTAAAGAAAATGGATTGCCTTCTGAGTTATTTACAAAGACTCATGATAAAGACCAAATTTTTTACGCACCTAAAAAAGGGATTCATAAGATGAAAGCACAAAAGAAAAGCGATCTTGTCACACTTCACCTCTATTCACCACCAATCAGTGGTATGAAGGTATATGATCTTGAAAAATGTTCCGTATGTGTAGTCTCTGATGATTGCGGAGCATGGTGGCCGGATGAGCAACGTCAAAAGTTAAGAGAAATACAGTTGAACGCATAA
- the parC gene encoding DNA topoisomerase IV subunit A: MSLLEKFRELPLEDVIGDRFGRYSKYIIQERALPDARDGLKPVQRRILYAMFAEGNTNEKPYRKSAKTVGNVIGNYHPHGDSSVYEAMVRMSQDWKVRNVLIQMHGNNGSIDGDPAAAMRYTEARLSAIASELLRDIDKETVEFAPNFDDTTEEPVVLPSRYPNLLVNGSTGISAGYATDIPPHHLGEVIDAVTMQIDNPDVSLEELMTVIKGPDFPTGGIVQGLDGIKKAFETGKGRFIIRAKTEIESLKGGRQQIVITEVPFEVNKANLVKRMDELRLDKKVDGIAEIRDETDRTGLRIVIELRKDGNAEGILNYFFKNTDLQVSYNYNMVAIHNKTPKLMGLKAILHSYIQHQKEVVTRRTRYDLRKAEERSHIVEGLIKAISILDEVIETIRASKDKRNAKDNIIEKFQFTELQAEAIVTLQLYRLTNTDITTLQSEAEELAKKITYLRSLLDSEKKLFNVIKKEMAEVQKKYADPRRTIIEAEIEEIKIDMEVMIPSEDVMVTVTEDGYVKRSSVRSYSASNGEPPGMKDTDSLLMASQLNTTETLLMFTNKGNYVYLPVYEMPEIRWKDMGQHLASLVGLDKDERLIKAYPIKEFAENQYLIFFTKQGMAKKTELKSYKATRYNRPLMAVKLKADDEVVDVSLTNGQQDVFITTHFGLGLWFAEEEISIVGQRASGVKGINLKAGDHVVSGFALPEDPEKAQVVIATQRGALKKMKISEFEKTSRAKRGLVMVRELKSNPHRIVGMKLITADDIQFVLETSSGKVETISAVNYKPADRYNNGSFVVDTGETGPITRIKSLVSTDQTKE; this comes from the coding sequence TTGTCACTGCTTGAGAAATTTAGAGAGCTGCCGTTAGAAGACGTAATCGGCGACCGCTTCGGAAGATACAGTAAATACATCATTCAGGAGCGTGCATTACCTGATGCAAGAGACGGCCTGAAGCCCGTTCAGCGCCGTATTTTATATGCAATGTTCGCAGAAGGAAACACGAACGAGAAACCTTACAGAAAATCAGCAAAAACGGTCGGTAACGTAATCGGTAACTATCACCCACATGGTGATTCCTCCGTTTATGAAGCAATGGTTCGTATGAGTCAGGACTGGAAAGTAAGAAATGTCCTGATTCAGATGCACGGTAACAACGGTAGCATTGATGGAGACCCTGCAGCTGCCATGCGTTATACAGAAGCTAGGCTATCTGCAATCGCTTCTGAACTGCTCCGTGATATTGATAAAGAAACCGTAGAATTCGCACCAAACTTTGATGATACAACCGAAGAACCGGTCGTATTGCCAAGTCGTTATCCTAATCTATTAGTCAATGGATCAACAGGTATCTCTGCTGGTTATGCGACAGATATACCGCCACATCATCTAGGTGAAGTAATCGATGCGGTTACGATGCAGATTGATAACCCTGATGTTTCTCTTGAAGAATTAATGACCGTGATTAAAGGACCTGATTTTCCAACTGGCGGAATCGTTCAAGGTCTTGATGGCATTAAGAAGGCGTTTGAAACAGGAAAAGGCCGCTTTATCATTCGTGCAAAAACGGAGATTGAAAGCTTAAAAGGCGGTCGCCAGCAGATCGTCATTACTGAAGTTCCTTTTGAAGTGAACAAAGCAAATCTCGTTAAGCGCATGGATGAATTGCGTTTAGATAAAAAAGTAGATGGTATCGCTGAAATCCGCGATGAGACAGATCGAACAGGTCTAAGAATCGTGATCGAGCTTCGTAAGGACGGGAATGCAGAAGGAATTCTAAACTATTTCTTTAAAAATACCGATCTTCAAGTCTCTTACAACTACAACATGGTAGCGATTCATAATAAAACACCGAAACTAATGGGTCTGAAGGCGATTCTTCATTCTTATATTCAGCATCAAAAAGAAGTTGTTACTCGCAGAACACGTTATGATTTAAGAAAAGCAGAAGAACGTTCACACATCGTTGAAGGTTTGATCAAAGCGATTTCCATCCTAGACGAAGTGATTGAAACGATCCGTGCTTCTAAAGATAAACGAAATGCAAAAGACAACATCATTGAAAAGTTTCAGTTTACAGAACTACAAGCTGAAGCAATTGTTACTTTACAGTTGTATCGTTTAACGAATACAGATATCACGACGCTTCAATCGGAAGCTGAGGAATTAGCGAAAAAAATTACGTATCTGCGTTCCTTGTTAGACAGCGAGAAAAAGCTGTTCAACGTGATCAAAAAAGAGATGGCTGAGGTTCAGAAGAAATACGCTGATCCACGCCGTACAATCATTGAAGCAGAAATCGAAGAGATTAAGATCGACATGGAAGTCATGATACCGTCTGAAGATGTTATGGTGACTGTTACAGAAGATGGCTATGTAAAACGCTCTAGTGTTCGTTCATACAGTGCTTCAAATGGTGAACCGCCAGGCATGAAAGATACAGATTCTCTCCTGATGGCGTCTCAGCTCAACACAACAGAAACCCTTCTCATGTTCACGAACAAAGGAAACTACGTCTACCTGCCAGTATATGAGATGCCAGAGATCCGCTGGAAGGACATGGGGCAACACTTAGCGAGCCTTGTTGGTCTAGATAAGGATGAAAGATTGATTAAAGCATACCCGATCAAAGAGTTTGCAGAGAATCAATACCTCATCTTCTTTACAAAGCAAGGTATGGCTAAGAAAACAGAACTTAAGTCTTATAAGGCCACTCGATATAACCGTCCACTTATGGCCGTAAAATTAAAAGCAGATGATGAAGTTGTTGACGTTTCATTAACGAACGGTCAACAAGATGTTTTCATAACGACACATTTTGGATTGGGACTATGGTTTGCTGAAGAAGAGATCTCAATTGTTGGACAAAGAGCTTCTGGAGTTAAAGGAATTAACTTAAAAGCTGGTGACCATGTGGTTAGCGGATTTGCGCTACCAGAAGATCCTGAGAAGGCACAAGTTGTTATTGCCACACAGCGTGGGGCGCTTAAAAAGATGAAGATTTCAGAATTTGAAAAAACATCACGTGCTAAACGTGGTCTTGTGATGGTAAGAGAATTAAAATCGAACCCTCATCGTATTGTAGGTATGAAGTTAATTACAGCCGATGACATACAGTTTGTCTTAGAAACAAGTTCAGGAAAAGTTGAAACGATTTCAGCAGTGAACTATAAGCCAGCTGATCGATATAACAATGGATCGTTTGTTGTGGATACGGGGGAAACGGGTCCTATTACTCGAATTAAATCATTGGTTTCAACCGATCAAACAAAAGAGTAG
- a CDS encoding sterol desaturase family protein, whose protein sequence is MKSKGMYGDFFLHIDILIMMLIFIAMNSYLFTTKITINVLLFFPLGILIYMFSEYLTHRYFFHIKAPKNTFLFKLIKRLHYDHHKKPNDLKLLFLPIWYSVPSLFLLSTLLFFSTRSIPYTLSFASGLMFMFFIYEWKHYVAHRPLKPKTRFGRWIKKTHTLHHYKNENYWYGVSTPFIDVLFGTLKDEKEVELSATAKDLEDR, encoded by the coding sequence ATGAAGAGTAAAGGAATGTATGGCGATTTTTTCTTGCATATTGATATCTTAATAATGATGTTGATTTTTATAGCAATGAATAGCTACTTATTTACAACGAAAATTACAATTAATGTCTTATTGTTCTTCCCTCTAGGTATCTTAATTTACATGTTCAGCGAATACCTCACACATCGTTATTTCTTTCATATTAAAGCACCTAAAAATACATTTTTGTTCAAACTAATAAAAAGATTGCATTATGATCATCACAAAAAGCCAAATGATTTGAAATTATTGTTTTTGCCCATTTGGTATAGCGTTCCTAGCCTCTTTCTTTTATCCACTCTTCTTTTTTTCAGCACACGGTCTATCCCATACACCTTGTCTTTTGCAAGCGGTCTTATGTTTATGTTTTTCATCTACGAATGGAAACATTATGTGGCACACCGTCCGCTGAAGCCTAAGACCAGATTTGGAAGATGGATTAAAAAAACACATACCTTACATCATTATAAGAACGAGAACTATTGGTATGGTGTTTCTACTCCTTTTATCGATGTCTTATTCGGGACGTTAAAAGATGAGAAAGAGGTGGAATTGAGTGCTACTGCGAAAGATTTAGAAGATCGATAG
- a CDS encoding spore germination protein, whose protein sequence is MSQQFFKRKRHDSTSSTENYDHLHVSSDLKKNLTEIKNILGKSIDVKIVEFLEMPVPFGICYIEGLINKQQLELSIIEPIKRSQTDLNSLKPNELIHQTEISAMISPCPHFDLIITPVLKGNVIIFVDGMNEAYSIPLETWETRGVEEPEAQTMVRGPREGFIETLQTNTTLLRRRISNPTLRFMPFEVGKITKTTILVSYLESQVDQDVLQEVISRVSNLNTDKIFESGMLEELIDENGYSPFPTFQSTERPDVAAAALSEGNVVIMFEGTPFVLITPTTFISFFQAAEDYYHHFDLSSFIRVIRVIAFMISLALPAAYIAVTTFHQELIPTNLLVSLAAQREGVPFPAFVEALVMETIFEILREAGIRMPRPIGSAVSIVGAIVIGESAVAAGLVSPAIVIVVSLTAISSFVSPYYGFSGAARLLRFVLMILAATTGIFGMIFFMIGLLIHLCSLTSMGRPYFTPLAPFQSGKQKDSLLRLPLWWTQTKLHRKWVKKS, encoded by the coding sequence ATGAGCCAGCAATTTTTCAAAAGAAAACGTCATGATTCAACCTCATCAACTGAAAATTACGATCATCTTCATGTATCCTCTGATCTAAAGAAGAATTTAACTGAGATAAAGAATATTCTTGGAAAGAGCATCGATGTAAAAATCGTTGAGTTCTTAGAGATGCCTGTTCCATTTGGGATTTGTTATATTGAAGGCTTAATCAATAAACAACAGTTAGAACTATCTATCATTGAACCGATAAAAAGGTCACAAACTGATCTTAATTCGTTAAAGCCTAATGAACTTATTCATCAAACAGAAATTTCCGCCATGATAAGTCCTTGTCCTCACTTCGATTTAATTATTACTCCCGTTTTAAAAGGGAACGTTATAATCTTCGTTGATGGCATGAATGAGGCTTATTCTATTCCTCTTGAAACTTGGGAGACACGAGGTGTAGAGGAACCTGAGGCACAAACGATGGTAAGAGGACCACGTGAAGGATTTATTGAAACTCTACAGACCAATACAACCTTGCTCAGACGCAGAATCTCAAATCCTACTTTGCGTTTTATGCCTTTTGAAGTAGGAAAGATTACAAAAACAACAATATTAGTTTCATACCTAGAAAGCCAGGTAGATCAAGACGTCTTACAAGAAGTAATAAGTAGGGTATCGAATTTGAATACGGATAAAATCTTTGAAAGTGGCATGCTTGAAGAGTTGATCGATGAGAACGGATACTCTCCGTTTCCTACTTTTCAATCTACTGAACGACCAGATGTAGCAGCGGCTGCCTTGTCTGAAGGAAATGTTGTGATCATGTTCGAAGGGACACCATTCGTTCTGATCACGCCGACAACATTTATTTCGTTTTTTCAAGCCGCTGAAGATTATTATCATCACTTCGATCTTTCGAGTTTCATTCGTGTGATCCGTGTAATAGCGTTCATGATATCGCTTGCTCTACCAGCTGCTTATATCGCAGTTACAACTTTTCATCAAGAGTTGATTCCTACAAACCTGTTAGTCAGTTTAGCGGCTCAAAGGGAAGGTGTACCTTTTCCAGCTTTTGTTGAAGCACTTGTTATGGAAACCATCTTCGAAATTCTTCGTGAAGCGGGTATTCGAATGCCGCGTCCCATCGGTTCAGCGGTTTCCATTGTAGGAGCCATTGTTATCGGAGAATCAGCTGTTGCGGCAGGCCTCGTTTCACCTGCAATCGTAATCGTAGTATCATTAACAGCTATTTCCAGTTTCGTTTCACCATACTATGGTTTTAGTGGTGCTGCACGGTTGTTGCGATTCGTTTTGATGATTCTAGCAGCCACAACAGGCATTTTTGGAATGATATTTTTCATGATCGGCCTTTTGATCCATCTATGTTCATTAACATCGATGGGAAGACCATACTTTACCCCATTAGCCCCTTTTCAAAGTGGAAAACAAAAAGACAGTTTATTACGCCTGCCCTTATGGTGGACACAAACGAAGCTGCATAGAAAATGGGTAAAAAAATCATGA
- a CDS encoding metal-dependent hydrolase — translation MKSNTHLLGGVVAGAAYKAFTDLPPETLQHELTFFGAAVLGSLLPDLCHPGSYLGKKTVLLSKTISKTFGHRTVTHSWIMILLLFLLPQWIDWRLEESLSIGLVVGVLSHLVLDAATSRGIQLLYPLPIRFRFPFYTKTGSKTETNIASLLGLIAAVLMIHLYIVSLF, via the coding sequence ATGAAGAGCAACACACATTTACTTGGAGGGGTTGTAGCAGGGGCTGCTTATAAAGCATTTACCGATTTGCCTCCGGAGACTCTGCAGCATGAGCTGACTTTTTTTGGTGCTGCTGTTCTTGGCAGTTTGCTACCAGATCTTTGCCACCCTGGATCCTATTTAGGAAAGAAAACGGTTCTTCTTTCAAAAACAATTTCTAAGACATTTGGTCATCGTACTGTCACACATAGTTGGATTATGATCTTATTATTATTTTTATTGCCGCAATGGATAGACTGGCGATTGGAAGAATCTTTAAGCATCGGTTTAGTGGTAGGGGTGCTTTCACATCTGGTTTTGGATGCTGCAACGTCTAGAGGTATTCAGCTTCTTTATCCGCTGCCCATTCGATTTCGTTTTCCTTTCTACACGAAAACAGGATCTAAAACCGAAACAAACATTGCCTCGTTACTAGGATTAATAGCCGCTGTATTGATGATTCATCTCTATATTGTATCTTTATTTTAA
- a CDS encoding GntR family transcriptional regulator, giving the protein MKTRSSDIVGRQIIQSIIEGKIGIHESMPSERELSSRFNVGRPTVREALQRLERDGWITIHKGVPATVNNYWKQGNLMTIVDMLQLEDEIPGGFIEHMLELRISLTPAYIKDAAEHNRLKLIALFSSLDELSDKPHSYAIFDWNLQHDMAQLSPNPIYRLILNSFNDLYHRMALQYFENPSHRLISKRYYFALLDSIWNGDIEGTEKIARSMMKTSLQLWKKQMNGGEIHEE; this is encoded by the coding sequence TTGAAAACAAGATCTTCAGATATTGTAGGACGGCAGATTATCCAGTCCATAATTGAGGGAAAAATAGGCATCCATGAATCAATGCCGTCTGAAAGAGAATTGTCTTCCCGTTTTAATGTAGGAAGACCAACAGTTAGAGAGGCATTGCAACGATTAGAACGAGATGGTTGGATCACTATACACAAGGGTGTCCCAGCCACAGTAAATAATTATTGGAAACAAGGAAACTTAATGACAATCGTGGATATGCTGCAACTTGAAGATGAGATTCCAGGTGGTTTCATTGAACATATGCTCGAACTTAGAATTTCCTTAACTCCAGCTTATATCAAGGATGCAGCTGAGCATAACCGGCTAAAATTAATCGCTTTGTTCTCATCATTGGATGAATTAAGTGATAAACCTCATTCTTATGCCATTTTTGATTGGAACTTGCAGCATGATATGGCTCAGTTATCTCCAAACCCCATATATCGCTTGATTTTAAATAGCTTTAATGACCTTTATCATAGAATGGCACTACAATACTTTGAAAACCCCTCACACCGATTAATTTCTAAACGATACTACTTTGCTCTTTTGGATTCAATATGGAATGGAGACATTGAAGGAACTGAAAAGATAGCTCGATCGATGATGAAAACCAGCTTACAGCTTTGGAAGAAACAGATGAACGGAGGAGAAATACATGAAGAGTAA